The Lacticaseibacillus pabuli region AACCTGGAGCTCCTTGCAAACGACGCCACGACAGCCTCAGATCAGCAAGGCTTTCCGCACCTGCGCTATCTGGCCCAGATGCACGGGACGTTCCTGCTGGCGGAGACACCGGACAGCTTTTACATGGTGGATCAGCACGCGGCGCAAGAGCGCGTGAACTATGAGTTTTACCGTGTTGCGATTGGGCAGGGCGCAGATGCTCAGCAACAGCTCCTCACGCCCATTGTGCTCGACTACCCTTTGAGCGACGCCGAATTGATTCGCGAACGCCGCGATATTTTGGCAAGTGTCGGGGTCCACTTGGAAGAATTTGGGCAAAACAGCTTCATCGCCTCGAGTCACCCGAGCTGGTTTAAGGCCGGCCAGGAAGAGGATACGCTTCGTGAGATGATCGATTGGGTCATCAAGGACAATCACATTTCCGTCGCGGCCTTTCGCGAAAAAACGGCTATCATGATGAGCTGTAAACGCGCCATCAAGGCTAACCATCACCTGGACACACAACAGGCACAGGCACTGCTGGACAAACTCGCCCAGGCGGAGAACCCGTACAACTGCCCGCACGGCCGGCCAGTGGTTATTTCCTTTAGCCAGAGCGATTTGGAGCGGATGTTCAAGCGCATTCAGGATAGCCACGAAAGCGCGGGTTGGGAGTAACAGTTTGCATGCCGGCGTTCTTGTGGTATTGTCGAAGGGACGATAACGAACGTGTGTGCGCGGGAGGAGAGAGCGAATGTACGAATTTTTCAAGGGCGTGGTTGCGGCAGTGACCCCGCAGTATGTGGTGATTGACGTCAATGGGGTCGGCTACCGGCTTCTAGTCGCCAATCCCTACGTTTACCGTGAGGGCAGTGACGTGCAGATTTACGCGCAACTTGTCATCCGTGATACCGACCAGAGCTTATATGGTTTCCAGGATCAGGAGCAAAAGCAGCTGTTTAACATGCTGCTGTCCGTGACTGGCATTGGACCAAAGTCCGCGTTGGCTATTCTGGCGAACGTGGACACACAGGGCTTGGCGCAAGCCGTTGCGGCCAACGACGTGAAGTTCCTGACGCATTTTCCTGGGATTGGTAAGAAGACCGCGCAACAAATCATTTTGGATCTCCAGGGTAAGCTGGATCTGCAGGAGCTGACACTTGCAGAGGCTTCTTCAGCCGCCGCCACACCTGCCGCCAGCAATAACCAGCAATTGGATGATGCCGTGGCAGCACTCACTGCGCTGGGCTTTACCGAGCGTGAGGTTGCGAAAATCACGCCGAAACTGGCGCAAGAAGATGTGTCCAAGACCGAGGATTACTTGCGTGTTGGGCTGAAATTATTAACGAAGAACTAGGGGGCAGGGCTGAATGACAGAAGACGAACGACTGCTGAGTGCGGCTGATCGCGGCGAAGACGATTCGTCTGACGCGACACTGCGCCCGCAGACACTCGCACAATACGTCGGGCAAACTGCCGTTAAGAATCAGCTTGACGTGTATATTACGGCGGCTAAAAAACGTGAGGAATCCTTGGACCACGTGCTTCTCTATGGGCCTCCTGGCTTGGGTAAAACGACGATGGCGCTGGTGATTGCCAACGAGCTTGGGGTTCACATTCGCACGACGAGTGGACCCGCCATCGAAAAACCGGGTGACCTGATTGCACTCTTAAATGAGTTGCAAGCTGGGGATGTCCTGTTTATCGATGAAATTCACCGTTTGCCCAAGATTGTGGAGGAAATGCTGTACTCTGCAATGGAGGACTTTTACGTGGACATCGTGGTGGGCCAAGGACCCGCCGCACACCCCGTGCACTTTCCGTTGCCACCATTTACCTTGATCGGGGCGACAACGCGTGCAGGGGCACTCTCAGCGCCCCTGCGCGACCGCTTTGGGATTAGTGCGCACATGGCCTACTACACGGCCGATCAATTGAGTGCGATTATTCAGCGCTCGGCGGCCATCTTTAATCTGGCCATTGCGCCAGATGCCGTGCACGAAATTGCGTTGCGTTCACGTGGCACCCCGCGGATTGCGAACCGCTTGTTAAAGCGTGTCCGCGATTTTGCGGATGTCGCTAACCTTGAAGAGGCTTCTCCCGATTTGGTCAACCAGGCGCTCACTGCACTGCAGGTTGATGAAAAGGGGCTGGATGCGACTGACCGCAAGATATTGCGTCTGATGATCCGGCAGTATGGTGGTGGTCCGGTCGGGCTGAGCACCATTGCCGCGAACATTGGTGAAGAAACCACGACGATTGAGGAAGTCTATGAACCTTACTTGCTCCAAATCGAATTCATTCAGCGCACGCCACGGGGCCGCATTGTGACCCGCCAAGGCTACGCACATATGGGTGAACCGTGGCCCGAAGAAAAATGAGCAAACAAATAGCCCGGGAATTATTCCTGGGCTATTGTTGTGCGGGGCAGGTTTTCTAACTATCACTACGATGGACAAGCAGTTTCTTCTAACGCACTGCTGTACGGCTTACAAAAACTAGTGTTCGATCACAGAGAGCGTAAATGTGAATCTACGCAAATCAGCTACTTTGCCCCGCACCATTATTATAATTGGTATCGTAAGCGTTCGCAAGTGCCTTTGCATCAATAAATATGATGATGGCCGCCGTTATGAAACTGTACCTTAGACTGACGGAATTTGCCTAAATCCTGCTTTAGGCGAGGCGGGCAATAATGGCGTGTAAATGCCTTACTGCTGGTCGATTGCGCCGGTGTCGTAGAAATGTACAGATATCCTAAAGAGGGTACGCAAGACTTTTAACTAAGCGCAAAGTCTGGTAAGGTACTCTATGACAACTACTAAGAATGAGGTGTTTATTAAATGTTTGCAGCAGCACAAGGTGGTAACATGATTTTCACAATCGTGATCGTTGTGGTCATGGTTGTGATGATGTACTTCTCAATGGTCCGCGGACCTCGTAAGCAACAAGAGAAGCGCAAGGAAATGATGAACGGTTTGCACAAGGGTGACACCGTTGTGACCGTCGGCGGCCTCATGGGCAAGATTGACAGTGTTGACCCTAAAAAGGCAACTGTTGTTCTTGACGCAAATGGTGTGTTCCTGACGTTCTCAACGCAGGCAATTGGTCAGGTGACCAAGCGCGCGAGTGCCCAGAGCACGACTGAAGCAAAGCCTGAAACAAAACCTGAAGCAACTGATACTCAGGATAGCTCTTCTGAAAACAAGACTGACGACACCGATAAAAAGGATTAGTTAGCGTTTTCAAAGCGCGGGATTGCGGATTTTTGCCGCAATCCCGTTTTTTTTGTTTAAAAACGTAAAAAAATTTGCAAATATCGATTCCATTTACCCCCTGCATGTTGGTATGATTATTACATAACGAGGACAATTCGTAAGAACGGAGCAATGGACATGGACGAGTCATTGTTTAACTACCAACATGAAAATGTAAACGCCACAGAACATGCGAGGCGAGTCGCTCATGTCATGTATCTAGACGATCGTACGCGTGAGTGGCTACAAACCGACACCATCACCGGGTGGAGTGGCGACAAAATTCATTATTCACCAGAGGAACGCATTCGTAAATTTGCCGAAAAGGGCTATGCACTGGTGGATGACGGGTTTGAGGGGCACAGTGTGTTTCGCGCGGACCATCCCAGCGACCAAATCTTCACCATTCATCTTTACTCGCTTTTTAACGAGGATGACGAGGTGTTGACCAAGGCAAGTTTTGCCCAGCGCATTCGGGCTTGGTTGGGCCGCAAAAATTAAAAAATCCTGCTAATCAATGATTTCTTGATTAGCAGGATTTTTTTGTTCGCTTCTTAATACTTAATCGCGGCGATAGGGTGTTTCTTGGTCAATGCCCGCGCGCTGTCTGCGACTGCTTGGAGCACGGTTGGGTCGTCGCGGCCGGCAATTGCACGCACAATCAACTGGCCGACCTCAAAGCAGTCGTCTTCGTCGAAGCCGCGCGTTGTAATCGCAGCCGTTCCGACGCGGATGCCGCTAGTCTTGAATGGGCCGTTGGTTTCGCCTGGCAATTGATTCTTGTTTGTCGTAATCATGACGCCATCGAGCAGATTTTGGACTCTGCGGCCAGTCACCCCGTATTCGGTCACATTGACCAATGCCAGGTGGTTATCAGAGCCGCCAGAAACAATGGTCAGCTTGGAATCGCCGGCGGTCAGGCCGCGAACCATCGCTTGCATGTTCTTGACCACGTTTTGGGCGTAAACCTTAAACTCGGGACGCAATGCTTCGCCGAGCGCCTGGGCTTTCCCAGCGATGACGTGTTCGAGCGGTCCACCCTGGATGCCAGGGAAGAGAGCGGAGTTGATTTTCTTAATGTACTTTTCCTTGCAGAGAATCATGCCACCGCGAGGACCACGCAAGGTTTTGTGGGTAGTCGTGGTCACCACGTCACAGTACGGCACGGGATTGGGATGCACACCCGCCGCGACTAGCCCAGCGATGTGTGCCATGTCGACCATCAGCAGGGCGCCAACCGCGTCCGCGATTTCACGGAACTTGGCGAAGTCGATGGTGCGGCTGTACGCGCTGGCCCCGGCGACAATCAACTTTGGCCGGACGATTTTGGCCTGGGCCAAAATGGCGTCGTAGTCGAGCAGACCGTTATCATCCAAGCCGTAGTGGTGGAAGTTATAAGTCTGGCCGGAGAAGTTAACCGCCGCGCCGTGGGTGAGGTGGCCGCCGTCAGTCAGGTCCATGGCCAAGACGGTGTCACCGTCATCGAGCAACGCGCGGTAAGCCGCCATGTTTGCCTGGGATCCGGAATGCGGCTGGACGTTTGCGGCCTCAGCGCCGAACAATTGCTTGGCACGGTCAATGGCGAGCTGCTCCACGATATCGATGTACTGGTTACCCCCGTAGTAGCGTTTGCCAGGGTAACCCTCTGAATATTTATTGGTGAGGACGGAACCCTGCGCAGCGCGAACGGCTGGCGAGACGATGTTTTCAGAAGCAATGAGCTCAATGTTTTCTTCCTGACGCTGTTCTTCGTTGGCGATGGCTTCCCAGAGCTGTGGATCTTGTTGTTTGAAATCCATAGTGAAATCCCCCTTATGCGTGTGACAGTTACTGGCTAATTTTGGCTGCGGCCGCCCGGATGGTCTGGGCCATGAGCAGGTTCACGGTCATTGGGCCAACACCGCCTGGAACGGGCGTGATGGCACCGGCAATCTTGCTGACGGCGTCGAAATCAACATCCCCGACCAGCCGTTTCTTACCATTTTCATCAATGAAACGGTTCATCCCAACGTCAATGACCGTGGCGCCGGGCTTGACGTCTGCCGCAGTGACCATGTGTCGGCGTCCGGTTGCGGCGACGAGGATGTCGGCACGGCGCATCACCTCATGCAGGTTCTCAGTCTGTGAGTGCGCGATGGTGACCGTTGCCCCCCGGTTAAGCAGCATGGCCGCCATGGGTTTCCCGACGATGTTCGACCGACCAACGATGACCGCGTTTTTCCCGGCGATGTCGATGCCGTAGAAATCGAGAAGCTTGATGATGCCCAGTGGCGTGCAGGGGCCAACGGTTTCTTGACTGTTTTTCGGCACGGTCCAGAGTCGTCCGGTGGTTTGCAAAGTAAACCCGTCGACGTCTTTTGATGGGTCTATCGCGTTGATCACCGCATCATCGTCAATTTGGTCGGGTACCGGCAATTGCACCAGAATGCCGTCCACCTTGTCGTCGGCGTTCAGCTCATGGACCTTAGCGAGTAGGGCAGCCTGTGTTGTATCTGCTGGTAAGTGCAGGGTCTGCGAGTCCACACCCAGCTGTTCGGCGCGTTTTTGCTTGTTACGCACGTAGATGGCACTGGCTGGGTCGTCCCCAACGAGAAGCACGGTGAGGTTGGGCTCGCGGCCGATGGTGGCTTTCACCTGGGCGGCGTCCTTTTGCAATTGTTCTTCGAGTGCGGCGATGGCCGTCTTTGCTTTCATTATGGTAGTCATGAAGTTCCTCCTGCATCACGCGGCGTTGATTGGCGCACGGCGTTTCCTATATTTTAATTTAACCATATCGCGAGATAATTTTCAGGTGCTTTATTGTCTTGACAGGTGGTGGCGACAGTTTCTTTGGGGTTATAATTTTAGTTAAGTTGGATCAAAGATTTAATACTAGGGTTAGCGATGAAGACTGGGTCATGAAGTTCAATTTGGAGGAGCAAAAATGGCGAATTCTGTACTTAAATTAAACCACCTACAAAAACGTTTCGGATCAAAAGTGGTCTTGAGCGATGTTGATTTTGAAATTCAGCCTGGAACGATTGTGGGATACATCGGGCCAAACGGGGCCGGGAAGAGTACTACGGTCAAAATCATCTTAGGACTGCTGGAACCAGACGGCGGCAGCGTTGAACTGTTTGGTCAGCCGGTGTCCAGTCGCGATGGGTCTTACAAGAAGCACATTGGTTACGTACCAGAAGGCGCGGATGTGTTTAATGCGCTGACGGCTCGCGAGTACCTGCAGCTGGTCGGCCAGTTGTACGGGATGACGTCAGTGCTTGCCGGCGAACGAGCAGAAAAGCTGTGCGCCATTGTTGGGCTGAGTGATGCGCTCGACCGGCGGATTGTGTCGTATTCAAAGGGGATGCGGCAGCTGGTGCTGATTATCGCCAGTCTGATTCATAACCCGGACGTGTTGTTCTGGGATGAGCCGCTGAACGGGCTGGACGCTAACGCCGTGCTGCTCGTTGAAGAAATCTTGCGAGAACTGCGCGACCGGGGCAAAACCATCTTTTACTCCAGCCACATCATGGATGTCGTGCAGAAACTCTCTGACCGCATCATCCTGCTCAATGGCGGTACGGTCGTTGCGGATGGTCCATTTAGCGAACTGGCACATGAAGATGATGCCAGTCTGCAGGAGCTGTTTAACGACCTGACCGGGTATGCTGAACATGGTGAGAAGGCCCACGAGTTTGTGGACGTCTTGATGGGAGGCGGCACGGATGCTGAAAATGAAACGGACTAAGCCAGCCCCAAGTGGCGAGGTGTTTCCGTGGTTCATGCGTGTGCTGGACCGTACGCAGGGCTTGTTTGAGCGTCACGGCATTGATTACGGACAATTACGTTTGATTGTGAACACGAAGTTTACCCTCGCGAGTCGTGACCGTCGTGCCAGTACTTTCGGCGGTAAGCCCAAAGCAGAATCAGAGCACCCGTTGCGGAGTACGTTTTTACTGAATTTCCTTGTCGGTCTAGTTCTGATTTTTCTGGCCTTTTTACCCGTGCCGTTATTGGCTTTTACCACCTTCTTTGCCACGTTGTTCCTATTTGTTTTCCTGACCATGTTGACGAACTACTCGAGCTTGATGCTGGACCCGCGTGATCGGGTGGTCTATGCGTCACGCGGCGTGTCCTTGAGTACTATTAGTGCGGCGCGGCTGATTGTCGTGGGGTTTTACCTCATCCTCAACGTGATTGCCGTGGGACTCCCCATGTCCGTCGCCGTGCTACTGAAGGACGGGCCACTGGTGTTCCTTGGCATGTTGCTCGGGGTCATCGGGATTGGGTTGTTTGCTTTCACCCTGGCGCTGTTTATTTACCTGCTCGTGCTCCGGTTCTTTGATGGTGAACGTTTGAAAAATGTCCTGAACATTGTCCAAATCGCCATGACCATCGGCTTGTACGCGGGTAGCCAGATTTTGCCACGGATTAACGGCAACGTATACAGCAGTGCGCTCCACATTAATCCGTGGATTTATCTGGCAGCCGTGCCAAGCTGGTTTGCTGGCCCAGCGTTGCTGTTTATGGGGCGTGACCTGATGATTGCGACGATTCTGACGGTAGCCGGCGTTATTGCAACAGGTGCGCTGACGTGGATCTATTTCGCTAATGCCGCAAACTTTGAGCGTTACTTGGCGAAACTCGATCAGTCCAGTGACGAGCGGCGGAAAGATGGGTGGTACTACCGCTTGACCGCCAAGCTGCTGACGCGTCCAGGCTTTGAGCGCACCTACTATGACTTTGGCTGGAAGGTGCTCCGCGAACAACGTGCTTACAAGCTCCGCGTTTACCCCCAGTTTGCCTATTCCCTCGTCTTGTTCATTGTCTTTCCACTTGGCTTTGTCCAGGGTGGTGGCATGAGCTTGTGGCAATTTATGGCTCGCGTCATCGGTTTTTCACCACTGATTTTCAACATTGATATGCCACTTGCTGTTTACATGTTGCAATTCTCCGATCAGCCGGAAGCGATGCGCCTGTTTCAACGGGTTCCGCTGCGGCACGACGCGGAGTTGTTGCTGGCGACAATCAAGGTTCTGTATGGTCGTTTGTTCCTGCCGTTTGGAATTGTGATTAGTCTAGTTTCCTTGTTTATAGCCGGTTGGCCTGGTTTTCTGGCCGCGATTGCCTCGACAGTGGGGATGCTGGCATTCGTTCTCATTTTTGGACGCATCCTGAATGGCAACCGTTTGCCGTTCGCGCGTGAGTTTGACGCGCGCAACCAGAAGGCTGGTGTGGCGGCTAGCATTGCCGTGTTTGTCATGCTGCCAATTGATATTGGGATTATCGCGGCAGGCGCGTTTCTGCAGACCTGGATTTTCGGTGCTGCTTTGCTCGTGGTGTTCACGGTCATTGCTTGGTTTGTTGCCCGCAGTTACCGCCACGGGGTGGTGCTGGATGTGAACCAGATTGATGTGAGTGATAACTAGCATGTGAAAACACGCGGCATCCGCTGGGAGACCAGCCGGTGCCGCGTGTTTGTTTAGGCCCAGACTTCGGTGGTAATGTCGCGAATTAATGCGAGTTTGGCCCACTCGTCATCCTCGGTGAGCGCGTTGCCTTCCTCAGTCGACGCAAAGCCGCACTGCGTTGAGAGTGCGAGGTTGCCCAACGGAACGTACTGACTTGCGTCCTTAATGCGGGCTTCAACCGTTGCTTTATCCTCCAGTTCGGGGAACTTGCTGGTAACCAGGCCGAGGACTAGTTCAACGTCCGGCCGGTTGTTCCAAATCTTGGCAATGGGTTCAAAATCACCTGAGCGTGGGTTGTCATATTCTAGGAAGAACGCGTCGTAGTTTAGTTGACCCAAGTAGTCTGCGACCGCCGCGTAACTGCCCTCAAACAGGTAGGTTGACTTGAAGTTACCGCGGCAGATGTGGGTGGACACCTTCAAATCATCTGGGAGTTCGGCCAGTGCCTTATTAATGACGTACACGATGTCCTCAGCGAGCTGAGCGTACTTGGTGTACTCGGCCGGGTCGTCCGCGTTCTTGGCAAACTGGGCAATCAGGAACGCCCAGGTCGTGTCGTCGAGCTGGATGTAACGGGCGCCGCGTGCGTAGAATTGCAACAGCGTATCGTGGTAGGCCGCTGCAAGGTCGTTCAGGTATGCGCCCCATGTGGTGTAGTACTGATGCCAGTTGTCCGAGCGGTTGTCACGGAAGAGCATGGATGGGGAGGGAATGGTCACCTTGGGCGCTACACCATCTGGCAAAAGGGACTTCAAGAAATCAAAGTCTGCGTAGAATGGGTGATCCGGGTTGGCAGCAATCTTACCGGTCAACTCGACGTTGTCCGTACGGGTCTTACTACCGTGGAATTTGTATGAGGCTTCATAGTCATATTTATCGACGCCGGTCAGGTTCCAGAGAAAGTCGAGGTGCCACCAGGAACGGTTAAATTCGCCATCGGTTACGTCTTTGAGGCCGACTTTTACTTCACCAGCAACCACCTGCTTGATGGCAGTGTGCTTGATTGTGGTGAGCTGATCGGCGGTGATGTTGCCTGCTGCAAAGTCCTTGTGCGCCTGCTTAAGTGCTGCGGGGCGTAGGTAAGAGCCAACTTGGTCGAATTTGTAATTAAGTTTTGTCATGTGCGTTCTCCTTTTTGATTGGGTGTGCTGGGTTTGGCAATTAAACAAAATAAAAAAATCCCGCACGACTCGTTAAAGTCATGCGGGACGATCTCTCGTGTTACCACCCGTTAAACCGGCATACGTCACCGTAAGTCGCTCACTGGCTGCTCCAGACTGGAATAGCCGCGCACGTTAAGGGGTGCCACCCGGAGTGGTTCGCGAACTCACCACTGCAGCGCTCAGAGACCATGCTTCCCGTTCGTCGGCGCTGGTTCACATCAACCACCAGCTTTCTGAAGACGACTTAAGGTACTTATCTCGTCATTGCCATTTTTGTATAATCAGATTAATGTATTTTTCTCATTTAGTCAACATCTTTATTTTAACGCGGTAAAACACGTCGGACTTGCAAAGATGCAGATTAGAGGACAAAATGACAAGAGTGACGACATAATTTTGCGTCCGATTAGTGTCATTCAGGCGCAGAATATAGCATAATAGAATGGTGAATACGATGAACAGGGGATCCAACATGACTCCGAATGAGGAAGACTATCTAAAAATCATCATGGAGCTAGGCGGCGACGTGCACAAGGTTAGCAACAAGCAAATTGTTGCGAGTCTGAGTGTCTCGGCTGCGTCAGTTAGCGAAATGGTCAGCAAAATGGTGGCGCAAAAGCTCGTCACACACACGCGCTATCAAGGTATCCAACTGACCAAGACTGGCATGAAGCAGGCAGCACGATTGGTACGTAACCACCGGCTCTGGGAAGTTTTCCTGATGAAGCAGTTACTGTACCCTTATGATGCCCTACATGCCGTAGCAGAAG contains the following coding sequences:
- the glyA gene encoding serine hydroxymethyltransferase, producing the protein MDFKQQDPQLWEAIANEEQRQEENIELIASENIVSPAVRAAQGSVLTNKYSEGYPGKRYYGGNQYIDIVEQLAIDRAKQLFGAEAANVQPHSGSQANMAAYRALLDDGDTVLAMDLTDGGHLTHGAAVNFSGQTYNFHHYGLDDNGLLDYDAILAQAKIVRPKLIVAGASAYSRTIDFAKFREIADAVGALLMVDMAHIAGLVAAGVHPNPVPYCDVVTTTTHKTLRGPRGGMILCKEKYIKKINSALFPGIQGGPLEHVIAGKAQALGEALRPEFKVYAQNVVKNMQAMVRGLTAGDSKLTIVSGGSDNHLALVNVTEYGVTGRRVQNLLDGVMITTNKNQLPGETNGPFKTSGIRVGTAAITTRGFDEDDCFEVGQLIVRAIAGRDDPTVLQAVADSARALTKKHPIAAIKY
- the ruvB gene encoding Holliday junction branch migration DNA helicase RuvB; this translates as MTEDERLLSAADRGEDDSSDATLRPQTLAQYVGQTAVKNQLDVYITAAKKREESLDHVLLYGPPGLGKTTMALVIANELGVHIRTTSGPAIEKPGDLIALLNELQAGDVLFIDEIHRLPKIVEEMLYSAMEDFYVDIVVGQGPAAHPVHFPLPPFTLIGATTRAGALSAPLRDRFGISAHMAYYTADQLSAIIQRSAAIFNLAIAPDAVHEIALRSRGTPRIANRLLKRVRDFADVANLEEASPDLVNQALTALQVDEKGLDATDRKILRLMIRQYGGGPVGLSTIAANIGEETTTIEEVYEPYLLQIEFIQRTPRGRIVTRQGYAHMGEPWPEEK
- a CDS encoding mucin-binding protein — encoded protein: MDESLFNYQHENVNATEHARRVAHVMYLDDRTREWLQTDTITGWSGDKIHYSPEERIRKFAEKGYALVDDGFEGHSVFRADHPSDQIFTIHLYSLFNEDDEVLTKASFAQRIRAWLGRKN
- a CDS encoding vitamin B12 independent methionine synthase: MTKLNYKFDQVGSYLRPAALKQAHKDFAAGNITADQLTTIKHTAIKQVVAGEVKVGLKDVTDGEFNRSWWHLDFLWNLTGVDKYDYEASYKFHGSKTRTDNVELTGKIAANPDHPFYADFDFLKSLLPDGVAPKVTIPSPSMLFRDNRSDNWHQYYTTWGAYLNDLAAAYHDTLLQFYARGARYIQLDDTTWAFLIAQFAKNADDPAEYTKYAQLAEDIVYVINKALAELPDDLKVSTHICRGNFKSTYLFEGSYAAVADYLGQLNYDAFFLEYDNPRSGDFEPIAKIWNNRPDVELVLGLVTSKFPELEDKATVEARIKDASQYVPLGNLALSTQCGFASTEEGNALTEDDEWAKLALIRDITTEVWA
- the ruvA gene encoding Holliday junction branch migration protein RuvA, with amino-acid sequence MYEFFKGVVAAVTPQYVVIDVNGVGYRLLVANPYVYREGSDVQIYAQLVIRDTDQSLYGFQDQEQKQLFNMLLSVTGIGPKSALAILANVDTQGLAQAVAANDVKFLTHFPGIGKKTAQQIILDLQGKLDLQELTLAEASSAAATPAASNNQQLDDAVAALTALGFTEREVAKITPKLAQEDVSKTEDYLRVGLKLLTKN
- the yajC gene encoding preprotein translocase subunit YajC: MFAAAQGGNMIFTIVIVVVMVVMMYFSMVRGPRKQQEKRKEMMNGLHKGDTVVTVGGLMGKIDSVDPKKATVVLDANGVFLTFSTQAIGQVTKRASAQSTTEAKPETKPEATDTQDSSSENKTDDTDKKD
- a CDS encoding ABC transporter ATP-binding protein, whose translation is MANSVLKLNHLQKRFGSKVVLSDVDFEIQPGTIVGYIGPNGAGKSTTVKIILGLLEPDGGSVELFGQPVSSRDGSYKKHIGYVPEGADVFNALTAREYLQLVGQLYGMTSVLAGERAEKLCAIVGLSDALDRRIVSYSKGMRQLVLIIASLIHNPDVLFWDEPLNGLDANAVLLVEEILRELRDRGKTIFYSSHIMDVVQKLSDRIILLNGGTVVADGPFSELAHEDDASLQELFNDLTGYAEHGEKAHEFVDVLMGGGTDAENETD
- a CDS encoding ABC transporter permease; the protein is MLKMKRTKPAPSGEVFPWFMRVLDRTQGLFERHGIDYGQLRLIVNTKFTLASRDRRASTFGGKPKAESEHPLRSTFLLNFLVGLVLIFLAFLPVPLLAFTTFFATLFLFVFLTMLTNYSSLMLDPRDRVVYASRGVSLSTISAARLIVVGFYLILNVIAVGLPMSVAVLLKDGPLVFLGMLLGVIGIGLFAFTLALFIYLLVLRFFDGERLKNVLNIVQIAMTIGLYAGSQILPRINGNVYSSALHINPWIYLAAVPSWFAGPALLFMGRDLMIATILTVAGVIATGALTWIYFANAANFERYLAKLDQSSDERRKDGWYYRLTAKLLTRPGFERTYYDFGWKVLREQRAYKLRVYPQFAYSLVLFIVFPLGFVQGGGMSLWQFMARVIGFSPLIFNIDMPLAVYMLQFSDQPEAMRLFQRVPLRHDAELLLATIKVLYGRLFLPFGIVISLVSLFIAGWPGFLAAIASTVGMLAFVLIFGRILNGNRLPFAREFDARNQKAGVAASIAVFVMLPIDIGIIAAGAFLQTWIFGAALLVVFTVIAWFVARSYRHGVVLDVNQIDVSDN
- the folD gene encoding bifunctional methylenetetrahydrofolate dehydrogenase/methenyltetrahydrofolate cyclohydrolase FolD; its protein translation is MTTIMKAKTAIAALEEQLQKDAAQVKATIGREPNLTVLLVGDDPASAIYVRNKQKRAEQLGVDSQTLHLPADTTQAALLAKVHELNADDKVDGILVQLPVPDQIDDDAVINAIDPSKDVDGFTLQTTGRLWTVPKNSQETVGPCTPLGIIKLLDFYGIDIAGKNAVIVGRSNIVGKPMAAMLLNRGATVTIAHSQTENLHEVMRRADILVAATGRRHMVTAADVKPGATVIDVGMNRFIDENGKKRLVGDVDFDAVSKIAGAITPVPGGVGPMTVNLLMAQTIRAAAAKISQ